Below is a window of Stygiolobus azoricus DNA.
TAACGGAGTGATGGAGGCAGTAATTAGAAAGTTTAACCCAGAGATAGAAATTACTTATATCACTCCTCAAGCAAAGGAATTTAACATTTATAGTGGAGCATACTTACTCTACACTGCATATAAATACTTTAGAAGGGGAACAATATTTCTAGTAGTCATAGATCCCGGTGTTGGTACATCTAGAAAACCCCTTATTATTAAATCTACTAATTACTTCTTTGTAGGACCTGATAACGGAGTCCTATTTCCTGCAGCTAACGAAGATCGAATAAAATCGATTATATGGATAAAAAATCCCAGATTGTACCTTTCAAAAAGGATTTCCAATACTTTTCACGGCAGGGATATCTTCGCGGTAACGACGGCTCTATTGTCCCTAGGAGTTGATATGAAGATATTCGGTGAGGAAATAAGTCAAATCACAAATCTAGATTTTGAATATAAATTAGAGAAAATAGCTGAAAATAAATTGAAAGCCTGTGGTAAAGTCATTTACGTAGATCATTTCGGAAACGTCACTACATCAATAAGG
It encodes the following:
- a CDS encoding SAM hydrolase/SAM-dependent halogenase family protein codes for the protein MEAVIRKFNPEIEITYITPQAKEFNIYSGAYLLYTAYKYFRRGTIFLVVIDPGVGTSRKPLIIKSTNYFFVGPDNGVLFPAANEDRIKSIIWIKNPRLYLSKRISNTFHGRDIFAVTTALLSLGVDMKIFGEEISQITNLDFEYKLEKIAENKLKACGKVIYVDHFGNVTTSIRIDKDLLVNINGKLILKDGQEYELHQVKTFGESYGQELLVYKNGYSFIEIGINKGSAFHILNLREGDEVCVEVFTQVDFNPST